The nucleotide sequence tcatatatatatatatatatatatatatatatatatatatattgacccccttcttcaaattagatgtttcggaagcgggataaactcctagcaccagctcgcatgcgagcaattcaagaggaatttgcggcattctttcttgaccacgtgatcgctgaagacggagaatactatgtggatcatgagtccgtatgttaggagattatatttgtaagagataattattgtatatatgtagccggtagtgtcagatagatatacgagaacttgttgttcgaccaatctctcggagaaggagaggcggtcgatatcacttctttctgtatgcatatatgttcatgacgatcttctgtttccttcgtttgcttactagctagctagcgtgtctagtcctctctatacgtatgtacgcagcgtcgaccaagcacggacataaagagatgacacttctctctattaattatagctagctaacacaatatatgaaacacctaaattaatcccccaaaacccccaacccccccccccttcaaaaaacccccagccacagaaatgctgacgcgtggatgcctattggtcccggttggtggcaccaaccgggaccaaaggccctcctgcctggactccgcgcacaggccacgtggaggcccatctgtcccggttctggattgaaccgggactaaagggaaagggcattagtaccggccatttagtcccggttcaggaaccgggacaacaggcccttacgaaccgggacaacaggccctttttctattaGTGTATGATCAAATATTGATTATTGAATATGATATCATCTTTTTCTATTGGTGTTTGTAGGACAAAGATGCTGTTAAGTTTTTATGAGCACGAATTAAAAGCGTACACAAGAGATTTTTTTTAATAAAGTTCATAAAAGATGACATATGCGACTTGTTCTGTATTTTGAAACTATTGTAAAGTTAGGTTTTTTTAGAATCTATTTTAAAGTTTAGTTTCTTTAGAAAATTTTAAAGttttattttttctagtatttttaaAGTTTAGTTTTTTTTGAGAAAAGGTTTTAAAGTTTAGTTTTTTTTAGCGGAGGTTTTAAAGTTTAGTACGAAGGCaaatcacacacacaaaaaggaaaaaaaatgcccAGAACGCAAACGGCCAGGCCCATCATCCAGCCCACTCTCTCTTCACCCAAAGCTTGGCCAGCCACTCCCCCCTCTGGCGCCGCCGAGCTCTCCGCTGCCGTGCCGCCGTCGCGCTCGCATCCTCCTTTTCCCCAACCTCATCTCTCCGGTCAGGCTCGGGTCGACCGGCGCGCGCGGGCGGCGGGGGTCCAGTGGAGGACTCTCCGGCGAGGGAACATCAGTCTTCTCCCCACTTTCCTCGGAGAGGGAGGTCGCCGCGACCTCGTATCCGGTGGCGCGGCCATCAGGAAACGGCGACCTCGAGCCAGCGAGGGCTACTAGGTCTTGCAGCGGACAGACCCATACGGAGAAAACCTAGGTACATCCACATCGCTCTCGATTCGAAAACCTAGGTCCGTCGGCAGTGCCAAAACTCTGAATCTGAATACAAATTTCTTCTTTTTACTGCTTCTCTGTCAGATTACTTGCATATGCATCGTCGCTCTGATTACCCAATAACATACCGCTATCGTATCGGTGCACGCCTAATAGCGCAAATCGGCTCAAATACACTTTTCTGCCAGAACAAGAGCACCACCATATATTTGTTAAAACTTGCAGTCCTCAACCTGTTTGATCGATTATTCAGTCCCGTTTGAATAAGTGCCATTTTGTGACTTTTATCTGTGTATCTTGTAGAACATGGGAGCATAGCGGCGGTGAGATTGTGTTGACAGGTTAGCGCGGGTTGCGTTTGTAACACTAGCATACACCAACCAAGCCAGTGCGCGCACCTTGGAATTTTGTTGGCGATGGATGGCAGTAGCTCCAGCAAGAGAAAAGCCGAAGCGcagcgagagggagagagcagcGCCAAAAGGCTGAATgtcactgtggggatggagcaccTTGACTGCCCCATCTGCTTGAAGCCCCTCAGGCCTCCAATACTCCAGGTAAATGCACGGCGTGTTGTCTCgtctttcaactcaagcttttatCTCAGTGATAAAGCTCAAGGTAAAATAAGAGCTTTGATGAATCTATCTTTGGACATGGCGCTACTTGGCAAGGACATGTTTCTTGTGAGCGTAACATAATATAGCTATGGCAACTCAAACAATGAACTATAATGTTACTTACCTATCATGTTGTTGTTTTATGTTTCTTGAAACTAAAATGTACGTTTATGTTAAAATTTATCCTCATGAGACCCAGTTAACTCTTTCTATTCCACAGTGCTCCGTGGGGCATTTCGTATGCTCGCATTGCTGTACGCATCAACTGGATGGCAAGTGCCATTTATGCTCTGTAGAGACTACATTCGAGCGCTGCTTTGGGATGGAACATGTTGTCGAGTCAGTCACAGTAGCTTGCTCCAATGAGATGTACGGATGTGCCGAGACAGTCACCTACTACAAGAAAGAAGAGCACAAGGAGGCATGCCCATACGCCCCATGCTTCTGCCCAGAGCCTGGTTGTGGCTTCGCTGGACCAACAAAGGTGCTCCTGGAACATTTCACGACCCAGCACAAGTGTCCATTGACAACCCTCCCAGACTCTGGCACAGTGTCTCTCTGCCTGCAGCCGGGCTTACATGTTTTGCAATGCACCAGGAACAGCTACTTTTTCTTGCTCAGCATGGCATCAGAGCCTTTTGGACATGTCATCTCAGTCGTCTGTGTCAAACCAAACAGGAGGAAATCGAAGTTCACATGTAATCTGAGTTACGACTGCATAACAACTGGCTGTTGTGGAAGTACAAACTGCCACATAAGGAGCTCTTCACTCTCTGATGGGCTTCCGACAGTGTATGACTTAATACTTCCCAAGGGAAAGGTTTCTGACGATGCAAACGGTATCATGCTTAGAGCCACCATTAATCAGCAAACTTTAAGTCACAGCAGATCTTGTTTTCGAGGGAAGGGCCCAACTTCTGCACTTCAACATAGGCCCGATACttgtgatgaggatgatgatgatgatataccTAAAAGTCATAGAAGATCTCACCCTgctaaggaggaggaggaggaggtggaggaggacgaGAATGATGAggacaatgaggaggaggaggaagatgaaagaCCTTTAAGTGTCAGAAGATCCCACcttgctgaggaggaggaggaggaggatgaacgaCCTTTAAGTCTCAGAAGATCTCACCCTGCTGTtcaactaaggcccaatacttaTCATGATGATGGGCaggtggaggaggacgaggaggatgcTAGACCTGTAAGTGTCAGCAGACCCCGTGTTCGAGGAACGGCTCCGGCTCGTGTTGTTCTACAATCTGATACCGATGATGAGGATTATTTTCCTATAGCTTTCAGAAGTGCCCGTCTCCAAGGAACGCCTCCAGCTCCTGCAGTTCAAGAAAGGCACTATTTTGACACCAGTGATGAGGATGATTTACCTATAGCTTTCAGACCCTTTATTCGAGGAACGACTTAGACTCCTGCAGTTCAAAGAAGGGGCGTATTCTGATACTGATGGTGAGGATAGAGGCCTTTATGTTCCAGACTTCCCATACGCTAAAGGTTTTCCGTGCACTTGCTGTTCTTCTGCCTGGCTTGCACCGTTATGGTTCCAGGATATATGTATGTCAAGTCTTTATTTATGGTCTCAAGTGTCGCCATTGTTAAGCATGGCATGTGGTTGCAGAGTCTGAATGCAGCTTTGGGTTTGATGATGATGCCGCTGATGCAATTTACGAGGAAATCAAGCTCCTGGCGAAGTTTCTTCCAGGGGCAACCTTCTGGATGATGTAACAGTCATGAATAAATTAGTAGAGGTTACCCTGAGTTTTTACAAGAAGACCGCAAGTTGCTTCAACAATGTGGCTACTAGAAAACAGTACTGTATGCTATGCAGGTACATATCTCTGCATTTACATGGCTGCCGAGTATGAACCGTGACCTTTTGCACTTATGATGTTAGTATATCTCTTTTCTTTTTCGTTTCTGCATGGGTACACGAGATCACAAGGCCGCAGATAGCGGCACAGTATCTGCAGGTGATAAGATGAgatgttttctttctttcttaattCGTGCAGTGGCTGATCAGATGTCTGGTTATCTGAAGATAGGAACGAAATCCTCCATAATTTGTAGCTGGAGTACTTTGTTGCTTTCTGCTTCTTTTTCGGCGAGTTATACTACTACAGTTGTTGGATACGCAGAACAATTTTTGTGGAAGTAATCATGAATTTTGCCGGTGAGTTATACTACTGTCCGTAGCCCTCGCAGGAGCAGCTGTGGAGCCTTCCAGTGGCATTGGTTGTGTGTAGCAACTTAAACATTTTCCGCTGTTGTGTGAATTGTCAATTCTACATGGGGATCCCATCTAGTCGAACATTGGTCTACATCGCAAATTGTCAAAGTTAACTTAAGAAATGTACAGTCAACTCGTAATGGTCAACAAGTAAAGGAGAAGAATGATCTAACAGGGAAAATCCAAAGATGAAGGCACAAGAGAAGAAACAAAAAACTCGGTGGGTGGAGGTGTGAGTGTGTTAGGGCATGGCCAATGCATAGCCCCAAGGTGATGCCTCATAGGCCACGTAGAATCGGATGTCACAAAAAGTAGATTTGGATAGAGCTGCGGGATCCTCTGCAGGAGGCGGATGCTTGGGAAGAAAAAGTGTTGTCCGGTGCATAAAGTTGAAAAGGTTGAAGTGAAAAGTAGGGATACATGTCTGGTGACAGTCTTTATTTTCTATTCTTTGATGAGGTCCACTAGTGATAGCTTGTATTGGGGAGAAAAATCAATATAGATGCCTCAAATTACTTTTTATTATGGGGCATCTGTATTCATATGCTACCATTGTACATGGCCTTAGTCAACCATGGACCCTGCACCCCACCTTTACCATCACCATGGATATCTTGGCAATGTATCAAGGGCTCCTATAGCCTATATAAAGCCTGGAGCCTGCCTGGATTTTCAGAGAAGCTGTTTGCTTGCTGTCCTCGGACCGAGGAAGTCAGCCTGGCCTGGATACTTGAGCACTTTTGTTAGCCTGGTCCAGGCAGACCAAGGCGACCCCAGGCGTTCAGTTTCGAGCGCCTGGGAAGCCGGCCTGGATGCTAATTGCTGCCTGAGAATTACTAATCACAAAACGATGGCACTCCTGCATCTATAGTGTCCTAGATTCTTTTTTTAATCCATTTAACTATTCACCAGGCCAGTCTTCATCCAAACACATTTTCTTTAGGCTAGCCTGGCCAGGCAGCAATTGCTAGCTCCTCGTGTCCACACCAGGCAGCTTTTTTCCCACGCGATACTTGTAGACACAAACCAAACTAGCTCACAACCTCTGCTAACTTTATTAATTTCGCAAGTGCAAACAATGACTTCATTCTTCCCGTGGAAGAAAGGTGACCCTTTGGCTAGGGTTTCTCATGCCTCCCGTCGGTGTCGCCGTCGGTCTACCTTGTCTCTTGTGGTCTTAGGGCCATGGAGACGTGGTGGATCCTGACCCTTGCTGGCAGGAGGGCTTCGTTTTTTCTTACtcttttgagttttgttagggtttttgtCCTACTCAGTGAGGCAAAGCGGCGGCgactctctgaagatggaataaggttctcccacCTAGTCCCTGTCCGGATGGTGTTTCTAGCATCGTCAGAGGGTGTGTGAAGGTTTTTCTCTGGCGGATTTCCCGGAATTCGGTCGGCATTTATGTTTGGTGGATCCACGTGCATTCTGTCTTCGTTCATCTGTATTCGTGTGTCTACATGTTGGATCCTTCcaatctacgcttctcttcatcggcaTCGGTTGCTGTTTTTagtgtgctggtcctatggggccttagcatgacgactttccgactatctactacaacaaggtttgccggCGATGCGTTTGGCTCACTCCAGTGCTAGTAGTCAtcgttaggtggtctacggacctatATGTAGtttttacttctagtgttcttgttactaccttgacagttgatgaatagattggaagttatCTTCGCAAAGAAAAAAAGTGCTAACAATGATATGTCACCTCCTCTTCGATTGTCTTTATGACAATAATATCTAGGTGTTTCTGTTTGTATGTTGTCGGTTTTGTACATCTACTATACAAAGGTTGGAAGATGAACTCTTTGTAGTTGCATCATCTAGATACATGGCGAAGAATCTTTAAAACtcttaatttaaaaaaaaatcacaaCAAAATACACATACACGCACTTAGCTAGCACTGTTTGGAAGAACCATTACTTAACGAATGCTATCATGAGGCCCGACGATAAGAGCTCAATTTCACAACCAAAAATTAAGTTTCCTTTGAGGTTCACGAAATTGCATTTGACTTCAAGTGAAATAGATGATGGCTTTGCGCACTGATAGTTGATAATATGCTTCCTTCGAGCATTAGTTGAACTAGCTTGCAACTGGGAAGATCAATCGCCTCTTCCAATGAGTTTCAACTGTTTGAGAAGACAAGCAGACAAAAAACGATAACATCAATCATATatacgcgcgcgcgcgcgcacacacacacacacaaaacatcGCTAGTTAATTAGTATCAGAGATAAATTCCTGGAAAAGAAGGTATTGAAGAGAATTTAGGTGCCTTACAAGGTTATTATTTGGTACCCTCCAGTAGAACCCCTGGAGCAGGATTGGCGCGACGTTGCATGCTACCAGAACAAAAATCATCAGGGCATGCTTTCCCATCAACTCCATTGGGAGAACCGGCCTCTTGTAACCGTACACGTCCACCTACAAAAATAATATTTAGTACATAAAACGGAGAGAATCAAGTGAAATACCAGAGATAAATCCTACTCCATGCGCATGACAAAACTTTTTTTTTTCATGCTGCAAgggcagggccggccctggggaggggcgggggggcggccgccccgggcccccaaagtCTAGGGGCCCCTCCCCAGGTATGTAGGTTATGGCCCAACGTTTTCCACAACAGAAAAACTCCCTATCGGGTTGGGCAACTGGGCCTCCCGCAGCATGGAGGCATACGCTCGTGCAGCAGCTCAGTCAGCGGGGCACGGAGACAGCGGTCGTTTCCTTCCTTCTTTCATCTTTCACGTATAAAAAGAAAAAATGTCTAAAAAACGTAATTGATCCCTTCCTATTACATCTCGCATTGATGCAGCAACTCCAGGCCGCCGATGCTTCTTCTGTTCGTGACTGCGCGCTCGATGctccttttccctttccttctgaTCCCAATTTCTGTCCTATTTTAGATCGTCAGTAGCTCGCCGCCGATTTCAATTCCTTGGGGCCCTGCCGTATCCCGGCTTTGCTTTCTGTCCATCACCGATTCTACTGTAAGGTATGTCATATATTCATAAATCGTATTGTGATTCCACGGGTTCATAGCCGGCATGGCGGCACTGTTCAACCGTTGATGCAATTTTCCTTTTAACATTGTGTCTTATCTTGTCGCCCGAAAACAGTATGCATCTGGTAGCGatagaaggaagatgaagaaaatacAAGGTATACCACGGTATTTTGAGAAGTACAGAGATGAAGAGTTTTCTGCTAGTTTGCAAATTGCCAAAGGTATTACAACTAAAATGAGTATAGAGCCATTATTTTTTGTAAAAAGTCGTGCTACGAGGAACAAACAATTTGACGAAAGTGATTTCCAACAAGAAATTCTAGAAGCTAGGAAGACCTTCAAGTTAAATAGTTTTTTTTTTGGTTGATATGTCGATCACTTCTTTCAAAGATAGATTTAAAGAACTCATGGTGTCTAAAGATATATTCAGATTTTTATTGAGCTCAGGCACTCTGAAGTCACTAAATGATAATGAACCTTAAGAGCGTTGCACAAAGTTAGCAGAAACTTTCTCTCTTGATGGTTCATGTGCTGTTGAGGTATATGATCTATTTCTAAATTTAAGGTAAGAATTATAAATTAGTTGATATGCATTTTGGTTTTGGATGCATTGTTATAGATAATATTTCATATATATGTATATTGATTGTTAGTGTTAAGATGTCTATCTTAAGGGCCCCGCGTTTTAatctcgccccgggcccccaaaatctcaggaccggccctgtgcAAGGGCATGCTCAATCCAAGCATTTACGTCTGTGATGCTCTCGGGACTGAACTGTGCCCTACAAATGTTCAAGCCAGTGCTCCAAAGGCAAGGAAAAACATGCATGACTCCAACGCTTTTGTTTCTCAGTTTCCTCTTCTCTGTTTTGTATTTAGCTTTTCTTATTAGAGTAGATTTATGCGTAAATATTTAAACTAGTCAAATTGCACGGAACCACCAAAACCTAAACCGAACAACCAAAACCAGACACATTACCCTCATGAGACTATTTTGTGGATGTTTTGGATAATGTGGTTTCCTGTGGTCAATAAATAAACTCAAGAAAACTGGAGTAAAACATATAAATAAAACATACCATTAAATTTACTATAAATCAATGATAATTTTATATACTATGTAAAATAATAGATAGTCGAAACCACCATGTTCCTAATTTATTTTTTCTTGTATAGTTTTTCCCTTCTCCTGAATTTCTACATTTTGTGATTGTTTTATCTTTATTTTAATAAAGTTTTGGGACTATTTCTAAAAGAACTCATAGCTTTTCGTATGCTTTCTTGAAGACTTTTTGTTCACTTTATTGGGTGGTCCAATGCCAACTACTACCATCGGAACAACCTTAGAGTATCAATCCTTTATTTTCATGGTTGAGATTTTCATTCGTCTAGTTTTTCAGTTGAGAGGTGAAATATAAACTCAAGTTGTTGAATGTGGGATTACTCTTAGATTTTTTtataaagggcagcccggtgcatgtagctcccgcttgcgcagggttctgggaagggtccgaccactttgggtctttaGTACGCAACCTTTCcttacatttctgcaagaggctgtttccaggacttgaacccatgaacTCTTAGATTTTTTTTATAATTAAGAAATTTTTTAATACTTAAACTCCTTTTATTTATAGTTACATACCAACAGATAGATCCCCGCGAAGAAAAGGCCAGCTGTGCCGGACGTTACACATGTGTAGCTAAGACTGTATAGTGACTTGTTCATACGCAGCCCTACATATATGTCAACCCAAAACGCCTCATTAACCATGCTGTTTACAAAGTCACAAACTTATTATTTCTTGCAATCACAAGATAATTAATTAGTCAGCAAAATAATTACCAAACAAGTCGAGTGAGAAGCCTAGAGCCAATAATATCAACGCCGAGAGGGACCACCGCACCATTCTCTCGTCGTGCCCCTGCATGAATGATGTAGAGTTTATCATCAGGAACTAGGATTTTGTTGACGGTGAACTAACGCATAACAACAAATTGGACTAGTCTCTAGGGACACTTCCTAGCAACAAGTTTAAATGGCGGACAAACTTAAGCacccatgaaaataatgatttcctcATCTGAGACAGGCAACAACTTTTGCCATGAAAAGTCTCTCGGAGTTGCTTAGTCGGGGAGAGAGTAATCCAGTGGCCATCATATAAAAGGAAAACTGAGATTCTGGTGAGGCAGAAGGATATATATACTTTAAAGTGGATGATGACATGTCCAAACTGGAGCCCGACCAAGCAGGTGACTATTGCCATCAAGGAGCTACATTGTACATGAAGATGATCAGTATATAGTGAGATTCAGATGCATCTTCAATTGGTCAATGGCTAACTGAGGAAGATGTCACTATTTTCACACCTTAGGAGGCCCTCTGGATCGAAAGGGGCTTCACACCATGGTGCCGCGTAAGACGGGAGTGGTCCATTGTTGGGGGAGTCGATGCTGCACCACTACAAGTTCCAAATGGAAATATGAGAGAATATGTCACGACCATACTAGGAATATTGAATAAAACAAGATATCTAGAATTTCATGACCCCACTATCTCTTGTGGTTACAATTTGATTGAATATATACCTCTGTTTTGAGATAGACCGGGCGTGTATAAAGATGTTGGATTCCAAAGATACTTCGATCGATCATGCCAACGGCATTGCAACCTGGTCCTGTATGCCCTCTCACTCCACATTTCACCTGCATTTAATCaaagaaaaaataacaacaaaGGTTCTTAAGAAAAATGCATACGAATATGAAAAGGGAAATACTTTTTAGAAGTGAAAGCTTACTACAAAATGCTTCATGGTTGAGTCCGATGATGTGACATCGTACACCCAGTCCGGCACGGGCAAACCGTACAAAATCACTGTGTATATGGCCGTGAGGACTAAACCCACAAGACTTCACAAAAAGAATTGAAGGGATGAATTATGTGAATAATAAAAGGCCAATTAACTAGTTAAGTAACTTAAATGACAACGATTTTGTATAGGTCAGTGTGCTATGCTCACAGCTGGCATCGGTATTTTCTGATTATTGTGTAGCCAGAGCCTATGCCACCTTCTCTACCACCCCGTAGCCAGATTTCGCACAGCGCCACCACTAGGTATGCCATTGCAATTCTCTACATCAAGTGAGACATATCAAATAAAACGGTATTTGTTGTGCTGAATCACATGCACAGATCTCCCTCTTGTTTTTTACatgaaaataaaacataaaaaattgTTGTGTGTGTGACAGAACAAAGAATTATGTCCGTAATAGATAGGTTGGTGATGATTGGTACCTGTAAGACACCCATTAATCGTATCTTGCCAATATCAACCCCATATGTAAGATCATGTATGTTGTGGAAGAAGCCACCTTGAAAATAGAAGTTCATAGTTTTACAACTATAAATGTTTGCTCTCAGAACCACTTGGATTTTTCTATTGCTAAAAAGGGTACTTTTATTTTCATGACCAAATTATTACTCCACCTTTATTAACTATAATTACACCACCATCATATAACTAATGTAAgaatatattatatatattatgatcaCTAGAGTTGTATAATAAACTACTCTACTAAAATATAAGAATATCTTTTTATCAAACATTAAGGAAGAGTATTTTGGGTTCATCCAATACATTTTTAGGGTTTTATCTCTTTATTTAATTTGAGGCTTTGAAATATTCCTCAATTCGAATTtctttgaattaaaacatgatgcatgATTACCTCTAATGCAACTATTTACATTATATTATTATATGGTTGTGACACTGTTATAGTATGTGGACGAACAATCATGTAATAAACCAGATTATGTTTGTAATCAAAAGTGATAGGATGTCAAAAATACCACAGTTGGCATGTCTTCTGATGAAGGTCACAAGCTAAACTCATGTATATTTACCTTGAAGCAAGAGGCCTAGAAGAAAGAGATTTGCAGCTCTGAGCACGACCTTCTTGGTTGCTGACACTCTATTTGACACCCTCTGCACAAAAATGGTTTAGTCGTGAGTTGGTATTAGTGTTTGATAATTTAATATTACGAGCACTAGTAGTACTACTTTGTAGGCGTAGGCCAATGAGATTCCcacgacgaagaggaagaaggggaACACAAAATCCGCTAGTGTGGCGCCATCCCACGGCGAGTGGCTTATCTTTGGAATGAGACCACCAATATCGTCAACAATGATCATGAGCTGTAATGTATAGATATTTCATTAGGTTAAATTAATATGGGGCGGGAGaggttaaaattatttttgagGCTTCTACCCATGGCTTCTGAGTTGCAACATGGATTTTCTAGTTAGACTTTAATTAATAAAAAGTGACAAAACTTCACCCTTTTTAAAAATGAAAGAGAAGAGATGTGATTTAATGTAAAGGTAGTTTCTTCCAAACAATGTTTCATGGAGGTCCAAAGATTTCAGTGTTGAGGTCTCCAAAACTCTTAGGACACATAATTTACGCAGAAAAAACAAATAGCTTTCACGAGTTTTCTTAATTTCATTGGAAGCTTTCAAATTGTAATTAATAACATTGTGAGGAGAGGCCcttacaacaacagcaacaacaataacaacaaaatCAAAGACTGACTAGACCATAGGAAATAAAAAAACAATTTTTCTCTTCCGTCACATGAAGTTAGCAAGGGGTTGCCAGGTTGAGTGGTTGGAGTAAGCATCGACGGAATTTGTTGGTCTAAGTTAAGGTGGAGCCCAACTTATGACCTCCTTATAAAATAAGGGCCAGAATGCCTTTATGCCAAATTATCTCTTTTGCCTATTTTTATGTGTAATGTGTCGGAGTGGATTAGATTATATTATTTGAAGTCTCTACCTTAGTTTTTCCCGGTGCTTTCACGTCATGCATGCATGAAGCTATGTATTCCAGTGTGTGCTTTGTGACCAGTACTATATGGGGATAGCTAGAAAGGTAGAAAGTTCGCTGACCGCAACGGTGATCCCCCTGAAGACGTCGAGCGA is from Triticum aestivum cultivar Chinese Spring chromosome 3A, IWGSC CS RefSeq v2.1, whole genome shotgun sequence and encodes:
- the LOC123056636 gene encoding heparan-alpha-glucosaminide N-acetyltransferase-like, encoding MSAPKIIVHGSGDELQEGDEDHHPDVEAGDSGGTTTTSSTQVAAPGRERLVSLDVFRGITVALMIIVDDIGGLIPKISHSPWDGATLADFVFPFFLFVVGISLAYAYKRVSNRVSATKKVVLRAANLFLLGLLLQGGFFHNIHDLTYGVDIGKIRLMGVLQRIAMAYLVVALCEIWLRGGREGGIGSGYTIIRKYRCQLLVGLVLTAIYTVILYGLPVPDWVYDVTSSDSTMKHFVVKCGVRGHTGPGCNAVGMIDRSIFGIQHLYTRPVYLKTEWCSIDSPNNGPLPSYAAPWCEAPFDPEGLLSSLMAIVTCLVGLQFGHVIIHFKGHDERMVRWSLSALILLALGFSLDLFGLRMNKSLYSLSYTCVTSGTAGLFFAGIYLLVDVYGYKRPVLPMELMGKHALMIFVLVACNVAPILLQGFYWRVPNNNLLKLIGRGD
- the LOC123059896 gene encoding E3 ubiquitin-protein ligase SINA-like 2 — encoded protein: MDGSSSSKRKAEAQREGESSAKRLNVTVGMEHLDCPICLKPLRPPILQCSVGHFVCSHCCTHQLDGKCHLCSVETTFERCFGMEHVVESVTVACSNEMYGCAETVTYYKKEEHKEACPYAPCFCPEPGCGFAGPTKVLLEHFTTQHKCPLTTLPDSGTVSLCLQPGLHVLQCTRNSYFFLLSMASEPFGHVISVVCVKPNRRKSKFTCNLSYDCITTGCCGSTNCHIRSSSLSDGLPTVYDLILPKGKVSDDANGIMLRATINQQTLSHSRSCFRGKGPTSALQHRPDTCDEDDDDDIPKSHRRSHPAKEEEEEVEEDENDEDNEEEEEDERPLSVRRSHLAEEEEEEDERPLSLRRSHPAVQLRPNTYHDDGQVEEDEEDARPVSVSRPRVRGTAPARVVLQSDTDDEDYFPIAFRSARLQGTPPAPAVQERHYFDTSDEDDLPIAFRPFIRGTT